A stretch of DNA from Streptomyces gobiensis:
CCCGCGCCCTTGGCCATGCCGCCGATGGTCCAGCCGGCACCCTCGACGACCGCGGTCTTGTGTACGGAGTCGGTCGTCTTGATGGCGATGGCGGCCTTCTCCCCGCCGTGCGGGGAGAGCTCCCTGACCGCGGTGTCGATTCCCGTCAGCAGCCTGTCCATCGGGAGCCGGATGCCGATCAGTCCGGTGGAGGCGATCGCGACCTCGCCCGCGTTGTGGCCCAGGGCCTCGGCGGCCTTCTCGGCGGTGGCGTGGGTGTCCTGGAAGCCGAGGGGGCCGGTGCAGGCGTTGGCGCCGCCGGAGTTGAGGACAACCGCCGAGACGCGGCCGCCCTTGAGTACCTGCTCGGACCAGAGGACCGGGGCGGCCTTGACCCGGTTGGAGGTGAAGACACCCGCGGCGCTCTGACGCGGCCCCTGGTTGACCACGAGGGCCAGATCCGGGTTGCCATTCTCCTTGATTCCGGCGGCGATGCCCGCCGCCGTGAACCCTGTCGCCGCTGTCACGCTCACTGCGTTTCTCCGTTCGCTTCGCTCACGGGGCAATTCCGACCGTGGAAAGTCCCAGCTCCTCGGGGAGACCGAGGGCGATGTTCATGCTCTGCACCGCGCCGCCCGCGGTGCCCTTGGTGAGATTGTCGATGGCGCTGATCACGATGATGCGGTCGGCGGCCTCGTCGTGGGCGACCTGGAGCAGCGCGGCGTTGGACCCGTACACCGCCGCGGTGGACGGCCACTGGCCCTCCGGCAGCAGCCGGACGAAGACCTCACCGGACAGCGCCTTCTCATAAGCCTCACGCAGGCCCGCCCCGGTCACTCCGGGCTTCGCCTTCGCCGTGCAGGTGGCGAGGATGCCACGCGGCATCGGGGCGAGGGTGGGGGTGAAGGAGACGCTGACCCGCTCACCGGCCACAGCGGAGAGGTTCTGGATCATTTCCGGGGTGTGCCGGTGGACACCACCGACGCCGTACGGGCTCATGGAGCCCATCACCTCGCTGCCGAGCAGATGCGGCTTGAGCGCCTTGCCCGCCCCCGAGGTACCGGTGGCGGCGACGATCACGGCCTCCGGCTCCGCGAGCCCGGCCGCGTAGGCGGGGAAGAGCCCAAGGGTGACGGCGGTGGGATAGCACCCGGGGACCGCGATGCGCCTGGCCCCCCGCAGCGTTTCACGGGCACCGGGCAGCTCGGGCAGTGCGTAGGGCCAGGTGCCCGCATGGGGTGTGCCGTAGTAACGCGCCCAGTCCCCGGCGTCCGCCAGCCGGAAGTCCGCGCCGCAGTCGACGATCAGCGCCTGGTCACCGAGCTGCTCGGCTACGGCGGCGGACTGGCCGTGCGGCAGCGCGAGAAAGACCACATCGTGCCCGGCCAGAGTCTCAGCGGTGGTCGCCGCCAGCACACGGTCAGCCAGCGGCGCCAACTGCGGCTGGAGCGCCCCCAGCGGCTGGCCCGCGTTGGAGTTACCGGTCAGCGCACCGATCTCGACCTCGGGGTGCTGAAGCAGCAGACGCAGAATCTCGCCCCCCGCGTAGCCACTCGCTCCCGCCACTGCCGCACGCACTGCCATCGGACCCTCCTTATTGATGGCATGACTATACGTACCTCAACAGTTTTATGCAATCGCGAGAGCGGTTGACCCCCCGCTCCCCCGGGCGCTCGGTCAGAGTGTGAGGCTCCAGTCACCGGCCCGGCCGGTCAGGGTGACGGCGGTGAGTGGCTGGACGTCGATGTGCCAGTACGAGCATGGGGGCGCCTTGAGCGTGTAGCAGAGCGCGGCCCGCACGACCGCGGGTTCGGTGACCGCGACGGCCCAGCCCGCCCCGGGGTCTTCGGGGGACCCCCCGTCGCCGAGGGGCCGGGTGTCGAGCCAGCCGCCGACCCGGGATATGAACGCCAGCAGCGACTCCCCACCGTGTGGTGCGGAGCACGGATCAGCCAGCCAGGTATCCACGGCCTGCGGTTCGCGGGCTGTGACCTCCTGCAGTGTGTGGCCGCGCCAGCGGCCCATGTCGCAGTCGCGCAGCGCGGGCTGGACAAGCGGGGACAGACCCAGCATCTCGCCGGTCTCCCGGCAGCGCGCGGAGGGCGAGCAGTAGCGCAGCTCGGCAGCGGCCAGATAGGAGAGGGCCGGGACCACTCGCTGGACCTCATGCCACCCGGCGTCATTGAGCGGCCGGTCATCATCGAACCGGGCGTCGAGCCGGGCGGAGCTGCGGGCGGTGGCGAGCAGCGTGAGGCGAGGGTGCATTTCGTGATCGTATGGTGAAGAGACCGTTTGTTCGATACCTTGTCAACGGTTCTTCCAGAGGATCACGCGAGCCCCGGACCATTGGCTTTTCCGGGGCAGCAGCCCGCCCGGACCGCACCTTCCCGGCCCGCTGTCACGGGCGTTCGCCAGCGCCCGCCGCGAGGCAGGCGGCGCGCAGTCGCCGTATCCCCTCGGTCAGCTCGGCGGTGCTTGTCGCCGAGGCGATGCTGAGCCGCAGATACGGGCCGGGAGGCTCGGCGGCGAAGTAGGAGCGGCCGGGGGCGACCGCGACTCCCGTGCGCAGCGCGGCGGCGGCCAGGGCGGTCTCATCGACGCCGTCGGGCAGCCGTAGCCACAGATGGAATCCGCCAAGGGGCACCTGGTGTGGCTGGAGCTGCGGGAGTTCCTGATGGAGCGCGGTGACGGCGGCGGTGCGGCGGGCGCGGAGTTCGGCTGCCACGGTGCGCAGATGACGGGGCCAGGCGGGAGCGCCGACGAGTTCAAGAGCGGCCTCCTGGAGAGGGCGCGGCACAAAGAAGCTGTCGACGATCTGGATGGCCCGCAGCCGCTCCAGCACCGGCCCACGGGCGGCCAGCGCGCCGACCCGCAGGCTGGGCGAGGTGACCTTGGTGAGTGAGCAGATGTGCACCACCACGCCATCCGGGTCGTCGGCGGCGAGCGTGGGCGGCAGCGGACCGGCGTCCTCATGGGCCATCCGGCGGGCGTAATCGTCCTCAACGATGAAGGCCCCCGCTGCCCGGGCCGCCTCGAGTACCGCTCGCCGCCGGTCCGCGGCGAGCACCGCGCCGGTCGGGTTCTGGAAGAGCGGCTGGCAGACGAAGGCACGGGCGCCGGTGGCGCGGAAAGCATCGGCGAGCAGTTCGGGCCGTACGCCGTCGGCATCGGCGGGGACCGGTACCGGGCGCAGTCCGGAGGCGCGGGCGACCGCGAGCATGCCCGGATAGGTCGGCGACTCGACCAGGACCGGGGCACCGGGCGGGGCGAGGGCCCGCAGCGCGGTGGTGATGGCGCTCTGGCCACCGGCGGTGACCAGCACCTCGGCTGCCGTGAGGGTGCCGCCCGGACCGCCGATCTCACGGGCGAACCAGGACCGCAGTTCGGCCACGCCCTCCAGCGGCGGCAGGCTCCAGGCACCCGGCCGCCGTCCGGCGCGGGCGAGCGCGGCGGCCAGCGCCCGCTCGGGCTGGAGCGCGGCGGGCAGATAGCCGCCGTGGAGCGCGATGGCACCCGCGGACGGGGTGGTCAGGGTGGCGAGCAGACCGGAGGCGTCCACGGTACGCGGCACCTGGTCAGGGGCCTGTTCAGCGCTGAGCGACACCTCCTGCCAGGAGGTGTCACCGCGGGACGCAGCGGCACCCCGCGTGGAGTCAGCGGCCCGGTAGGCGCCCGCGCCGGGACGGGTCACCACCAGGCCTTCCGCGGCGAGTACGGCCAGCGCCCGGGAGACCGTTACCGGGCTGACCCGGAACCGCTCGACCAGCGCCCGGCTTGAGGGAAGGCGCTCTCCTACTGAATAGCGGTCCAGCTCGGACCGCAGCGTACTGGCCAACTCCGCGACACTGCTACCCTGATTCATGGAAACACAGGATAGCGCTATCGCCCCCAGCACGATAGCGGTCCCCGCACCCGCACGGACCTCCGCGACGCGCGGTACGGTCCTCGCCGCACTCGGGGTGATCGCCTTCTCGCTCACCTTCCCGGGCACAGCCTGGGCCCTGGAGGGGCTGGGCCCCTGGTCGGTGACGAGTTGCCGGGTCGCGCTCGCGGGGCTGCTCGCCGTGGGCTGTCTCCTTGCCCTGCGGGTCCCGCTCCCGTCGCGCCGCCACTGGGGGCCGCTGGCGATCGTCGCCCTCGGCGTCGTGGTGGGCTTCCCGCTGCTGACCACCCTCGCTCTGGAGACCTCCACCACCTCGCACGCGGCCGTCGTCGTCGGTCTGCTGCCGCTCACCACGGCCGCCTACGGCTCCTGGCGGCACCGGACCCGGCACACCCGTATCTTCTGGGCCGCGTCCCTCGTCGGTGCGCTCGTCGTTGTGGCCTTCGCCGTATCGCAGAGCGGTGGCGCCCTCACGACCGGCGATGTCTTCCTCTTCGCCGCGCTGCTCGTGTGCGCGGCCGGATACGGGGAGGGCGGCCGGCTCGCCCGGGAGCTGCCCGGCTGGCAGGTCATCGGCTGGGCGCTGGTGCTGTGTCTGCCACTCGCCGCGCCGGGGGCGCTGCTGGCGCTGACGAGCGAGCCGGTGCGGCTCACGGCACACTCCGTCATCGGGCTCGGCTGGCTGGTCCTCGGCACCCAGTGCCTGGGGCTGGTGGTCTGGTACCGGGGCATGGGCGTCATCGGCGTCGGCCGTGCCAGCCAGCTACAGCTCGCGCAGCCGCTGCTCACCCTCCTCTGGGCCGTGCTGCTCGTCGGTGAACGGCTCGATCCCCTCGCCCCGGCCGCCGCCGTCACGGTGCTGGCCTGTATCGCCGTCACCCAGCGAACCGGTGGGTCACCCCCTCGTGTCATCAAGTAGGCGCGGCACGCCACCAGCCATAGACTGAAAACAGGAGCACAAGACGGACACCCCTGGGGAACAGGAGGGCCCTCCAGATGGAAGCAGAAGTGGGCGACAAGCTGTTGGTGCACGGCAGGACCGTGGGTCAGCATGACCGGATCGCGGAGGTCATCGAAGTGCTCGGGGAAGACGGTCAGCCGCCGTTCCGGATTCGCTACGAGGACGGCCATGAAACCGTGATGTCGCCGGGGCCCGACAGCGTGGTGCGGCACCTCACCGAAGAGTCCCGGCAGTAAAGCCTTACCCCCGGGGCCCGGGGCGCTGATAGTGGTCCTCGACCACCTTCGCCATCGCGCCGATCGGGTTGCTGGCGACCCCTTTGGCCGAGAAGAAGATATTGCCCCGGACCTGGGGGAAGTCCCGGCAGAAGGTGAGATGCCGGGAGAGTTCGTCCGGGTCGTGCCACTCCTTCGGCTGAGCCGGATCAGCCACCTTGTAGAGCGCCTCGCCGATATAGAGATCCACTCCGGTGCCCTTGGCCACCTGCGACCACCAGGGCACCAGCTTGGTGTAGTCGGCCGGCTCGAAGCCCATATGCCAGTAGACCTGCGGCACGATGTAGTCGATCCACCGCCGCCTCACCCAGCTACGGGTATCGGCATAAAGATCGTCATAGGTCTGCACCCCGGCTGTGGTATCCGATCCCGCCGGATCGGTGGCCTTGTTGCGCCATATGGCGAACGGACTGATGCCGAAGCGCACCTGTGGCTTGGTCGCCTTCAGCCGCCAGGACGACTCCCGCACCAGCAGATCGATATTGTGCCGTCGCCAGTCCCCCCGGTCATCGAAGTCACCACCGTGTTCCTCGTACGCGGCGGCGTCATCGAACTCCTCGCCCGCGACGGGATAGGGATAGAAGTAGTCATCCCAGTGGACGGCATCGATGTCATAGCGCTCCACGGCGTCGAACATCGCGTCCTGGACGAAGCGGCGGACCTCCGGCAGCCCGGGGTTGTAGTAGAGCTTTCCGCCATAGGGCACCACCCACTCCGGGTGGCGGCGTGCCGGGTGATCCGCCACCAGCCGGGAGGGGTCGTCATGGTTGGCGACGCGGTACGGGTTGAACCAGGCGTGCAGCTCCAGGCCGCGGGCGTGTGCCTCGCTCACCGCGAAGCCCAGCGGATCCCAGCCGGGGTCCTTGCCCTGCTCCCCGGTGAGATATTCGGCCCAGGGCTCAAAACGTGAGGGCCACATCGCGTCGGCCGTCGACCGCACCTGGAAGACCACGGTATTCAGCCGGCGCTCCACCACCGTATCCAGATGGGTCAGCAGCTGTCTCTGCTGTATCTCCCGGTCCAGCCCGGGCATGCTCGGCCAGTCGATATTGGCGACGGTGGCAAGCCACACACCGCGCATACCGGTCTTACGCCCCGGACCGCCCCGGGCTGACGCGGCACTGGCCGCCAGCGTGCCGGAGAGTGCTCCGACCGCCACGGCGGAGAAAGCTCTTCGTGTGATACGTCCCACCATGCCCCCTCTGTCTTAGTCGACCGTCCCTGTCGGTGTGTTCCAGAGCACAGCATGCACGTGAGCCCGGCAAGTAGGCCGCACAGACACGGAAGTCGGCCCTCACGTGGCGGGCTATCGGCACCCGCGGACCACCCCGGCACCGAACGGCGGTAACGTCGGTTGCCAAGGTGTCGCGGCCCCAACCCCATGGCCGCGCACCGCGGACCAGAGAATCAGCGAAAGGCACGATGTGACCGACATCGAACGCGTCGGAGTGGTGGGCTGCGGCCAGATGGGCGCCGGCATCGCCGAGGTGTGTGCGCGGGCCGGACTGGATGTGAAGGTCGCCGAGACCACCGGCGAGGCGCTGGAGCTGGGCCGCACCCGGCTGGCGAACTCCCTCAGCAAGGCCGCCGAACGCGGAAAGATCACCGAAACGGAGCGGGACACCGCACTGGAGCGGCTCTCCTTCACCACCGACCTGGGTGAGTTCGCCGACCGTGACCTCGTCATTGAGGCGGTCGTGGAGAACGAGCAGGTCAAGACCGAGATTTTTCAGGTACTTGACCAGGTGGTGACCCGCCGGGACGCCATCCTGGCTTCCAACACGTCTTCCATCCCGTTGGTGAAGCTGGCCGTGGCGACTTCCCGCCCGGACCAGGTGATCGGCATTCACTTCTTCAACCCGGCGCCGGTGCAGCAGTTGGTGGAGCTGATCCCGGCGCTGACCACCAGCGAGAGCACCATCACCCGGGCCGAGGCCGCGGTCGGCAAGGTGCTGGGCAAGCACGCCATCCGTGCCCAGGACCGCTCCGGGTTTATCGTCAACGCGCTGCTGATCCCGTATCTCCTCTCCGCCATCCGGATGTTCGAGTCGGGCATCGCCAGCCGTGAGGACATCGACAACGGG
This window harbors:
- the argC gene encoding N-acetyl-gamma-glutamyl-phosphate reductase, encoding MAVRAAVAGASGYAGGEILRLLLQHPEVEIGALTGNSNAGQPLGALQPQLAPLADRVLAATTAETLAGHDVVFLALPHGQSAAVAEQLGDQALIVDCGADFRLADAGDWARYYGTPHAGTWPYALPELPGARETLRGARRIAVPGCYPTAVTLGLFPAYAAGLAEPEAVIVAATGTSGAGKALKPHLLGSEVMGSMSPYGVGGVHRHTPEMIQNLSAVAGERVSVSFTPTLAPMPRGILATCTAKAKPGVTGAGLREAYEKALSGEVFVRLLPEGQWPSTAAVYGSNAALLQVAHDEAADRIIVISAIDNLTKGTAGGAVQSMNIALGLPEELGLSTVGIAP
- a CDS encoding histidine phosphatase family protein: MHPRLTLLATARSSARLDARFDDDRPLNDAGWHEVQRVVPALSYLAAAELRYCSPSARCRETGEMLGLSPLVQPALRDCDMGRWRGHTLQEVTAREPQAVDTWLADPCSAPHGGESLLAFISRVGGWLDTRPLGDGGSPEDPGAGWAVAVTEPAVVRAALCYTLKAPPCSYWHIDVQPLTAVTLTGRAGDWSLTL
- a CDS encoding PLP-dependent aminotransferase family protein: MNQGSSVAELASTLRSELDRYSVGERLPSSRALVERFRVSPVTVSRALAVLAAEGLVVTRPGAGAYRAADSTRGAAASRGDTSWQEVSLSAEQAPDQVPRTVDASGLLATLTTPSAGAIALHGGYLPAALQPERALAAALARAGRRPGAWSLPPLEGVAELRSWFAREIGGPGGTLTAAEVLVTAGGQSAITTALRALAPPGAPVLVESPTYPGMLAVARASGLRPVPVPADADGVRPELLADAFRATGARAFVCQPLFQNPTGAVLAADRRRAVLEAARAAGAFIVEDDYARRMAHEDAGPLPPTLAADDPDGVVVHICSLTKVTSPSLRVGALAARGPVLERLRAIQIVDSFFVPRPLQEAALELVGAPAWPRHLRTVAAELRARRTAAVTALHQELPQLQPHQVPLGGFHLWLRLPDGVDETALAAAALRTGVAVAPGRSYFAAEPPGPYLRLSIASATSTAELTEGIRRLRAACLAAGAGERP
- a CDS encoding DMT family transporter; this encodes METQDSAIAPSTIAVPAPARTSATRGTVLAALGVIAFSLTFPGTAWALEGLGPWSVTSCRVALAGLLAVGCLLALRVPLPSRRHWGPLAIVALGVVVGFPLLTTLALETSTTSHAAVVVGLLPLTTAAYGSWRHRTRHTRIFWAASLVGALVVVAFAVSQSGGALTTGDVFLFAALLVCAAGYGEGGRLARELPGWQVIGWALVLCLPLAAPGALLALTSEPVRLTAHSVIGLGWLVLGTQCLGLVVWYRGMGVIGVGRASQLQLAQPLLTLLWAVLLVGERLDPLAPAAAVTVLACIAVTQRTGGSPPRVIK
- a CDS encoding DUF1918 domain-containing protein, with the translated sequence MEAEVGDKLLVHGRTVGQHDRIAEVIEVLGEDGQPPFRIRYEDGHETVMSPGPDSVVRHLTEESRQ
- a CDS encoding glycoside hydrolase family 10 protein; this encodes MVGRITRRAFSAVAVGALSGTLAASAASARGGPGRKTGMRGVWLATVANIDWPSMPGLDREIQQRQLLTHLDTVVERRLNTVVFQVRSTADAMWPSRFEPWAEYLTGEQGKDPGWDPLGFAVSEAHARGLELHAWFNPYRVANHDDPSRLVADHPARRHPEWVVPYGGKLYYNPGLPEVRRFVQDAMFDAVERYDIDAVHWDDYFYPYPVAGEEFDDAAAYEEHGGDFDDRGDWRRHNIDLLVRESSWRLKATKPQVRFGISPFAIWRNKATDPAGSDTTAGVQTYDDLYADTRSWVRRRWIDYIVPQVYWHMGFEPADYTKLVPWWSQVAKGTGVDLYIGEALYKVADPAQPKEWHDPDELSRHLTFCRDFPQVRGNIFFSAKGVASNPIGAMAKVVEDHYQRPGPRG
- a CDS encoding 3-hydroxybutyryl-CoA dehydrogenase — protein: MTDIERVGVVGCGQMGAGIAEVCARAGLDVKVAETTGEALELGRTRLANSLSKAAERGKITETERDTALERLSFTTDLGEFADRDLVIEAVVENEQVKTEIFQVLDQVVTRRDAILASNTSSIPLVKLAVATSRPDQVIGIHFFNPAPVQQLVELIPALTTSESTITRAEAAVGKVLGKHAIRAQDRSGFIVNALLIPYLLSAIRMFESGIASREDIDNGMELGCAHPMGPLKLADLIGLDTVASVAHSMYEEFKEPLYAAPPLLQRMVDAGRLGRKTGAGFYPYG